From a single Candidatus Defluviilinea gracilis genomic region:
- a CDS encoding sugar transferase produces MVTAGPNMEKMHIMSLGKKIGKANSVIPRHTQWALFRAALVLLDLAMILLAFRFSYVLRFNVPFGIFDETAFVSLPHYNQLSIRAAILWLVIFAAHGLYARENLLGGTREYSKVFRASSEGVLFIIIAGFTFSWVIVSRGWLAMAWVLTVIFVIIGRFTLRRVVYFLRRHGFFLTPAVIVGANQEGRWLAEQLQKWETSGLHVVGFVDKKFAATTPLFNNLVNLGSVDQLGEIIEQFQIGEVILASSAFSTRDYLMEIFKKYGISDTVNLRMSSGLYEVITTGMTVNEFAYVPLVNVHKVRLTGTDIMLKTILDYVLAIISVILLTPVFLLIALLVKITSPRGPVIHKRRVMGLNGRKFYALKFRTMHVNGDEILDRHPELKEELARNHKLKNDPRVTWIGAYLRKISFDELPQLFNVLMGSMSLVGPRMISPEEVAMYKQFDMNLLTVKPGITGLWQVSGRSDISYDERVRLDMYYIRNWSIWLDLQLLFQTIPAVLRSRGAY; encoded by the coding sequence ATGGTAACCGCAGGACCGAATATGGAGAAAATGCACATCATGTCGCTGGGGAAGAAAATCGGGAAAGCAAACTCGGTCATACCCAGGCATACCCAGTGGGCGCTCTTTCGCGCCGCTCTGGTTCTGCTGGATTTGGCGATGATCCTGCTTGCCTTCCGGTTTTCGTATGTTCTCCGCTTTAACGTCCCCTTTGGAATTTTTGATGAAACCGCGTTCGTGTCATTGCCGCATTACAACCAATTAAGCATTCGCGCCGCCATATTATGGCTTGTGATTTTTGCGGCACACGGTCTATATGCCCGCGAGAACCTTCTCGGGGGCACGCGCGAATATTCAAAGGTGTTCCGCGCTTCATCGGAAGGGGTTTTATTTATTATCATTGCCGGCTTCACATTTTCCTGGGTGATCGTTTCACGCGGGTGGCTGGCGATGGCGTGGGTCCTTACGGTTATTTTTGTCATCATTGGGCGATTTACCCTGCGACGGGTGGTCTACTTCCTGCGCCGACACGGTTTCTTCCTGACACCCGCCGTGATCGTCGGCGCCAACCAGGAAGGGAGATGGCTCGCCGAGCAATTGCAAAAGTGGGAAACTTCCGGCTTGCATGTGGTCGGTTTTGTGGACAAAAAGTTTGCCGCCACTACGCCGCTCTTCAATAATCTTGTAAACCTCGGTTCTGTGGATCAGTTGGGTGAGATCATTGAACAATTTCAGATCGGCGAAGTGATTCTGGCATCCAGCGCGTTCTCTACGCGAGATTACCTGATGGAAATTTTCAAAAAGTATGGGATTTCCGATACGGTAAATCTTCGCATGTCGTCCGGGCTATATGAAGTCATTACGACCGGCATGACGGTCAACGAGTTTGCTTATGTTCCGCTTGTCAACGTGCATAAAGTGCGGTTGACCGGAACAGACATCATGCTAAAAACGATCCTCGACTATGTGCTGGCGATCATCAGCGTGATTCTCTTGACCCCTGTCTTTTTGTTGATTGCGCTCCTGGTAAAGATTACCTCGCCGAGAGGACCCGTCATTCACAAACGCCGGGTCATGGGGTTAAATGGTCGCAAATTCTACGCTTTGAAATTCCGCACCATGCATGTGAACGGCGATGAAATTCTGGATCGTCACCCGGAACTAAAAGAAGAACTGGCGCGCAATCATAAATTGAAGAATGACCCGCGCGTGACCTGGATCGGCGCTTACCTCCGCAAGATCAGTTTCGACGAATTGCCCCAGTTGTTCAATGTGTTGATGGGGAGCATGTCGCTGGTGGGACCGCGCATGATCTCGCCGGAAGAAGTGGCGATGTATAAGCAGTTCGATATGAACTTGTTGACGGTGAAGCCCGGCATCACCGGCTTATGGCAGGTGAGCGGGCGCTCAGATATTTCCTACGATGAGCGCGTTCGCTTGGATATGTATTACATCCGCAATTGGAGCATCTGGCTCGATCTGCAGTTGCTCTTCCAAACCATCCCCGCGGTTTTGAGAAGTCGCGGCGCATACTAA